Within bacterium, the genomic segment AACGTACAACAAACTCATGGCCGGATTGGTTTCATGGGGACTGCTGTTACTACTCACTTCGATTGCCAATAGCGATTTAATCAATAAAATTCCGATACTCTCCGACGCACAATATCGCTACCCACTCGAAGCGCTGCTTCTCGTCGCAGGCGGCACGTTCATCGTCTCTGCCATATTCACCTGGCTGCCGCGTTTGATCGCCGCGCGTGAAACAACAAGCGCACTGCAGGCACGTTCAGACTACACTTCGGAAATGACCCGCATTCTCAAAGCCAATTCGCGCGACATGCACCAACTCCAACACGCAGTTGCCCGTTTGCTCAAGTTCACTTCTGTCGATACGATCCGCGTCAACAAGCCGATTATCGACCCTGACCCGGTTGTCAACACTGGTTTGGAGAATCGCCTCTCGCAGTTCTATGATGTTCTCTCGGAAGGCAACTACGTATTTCTTTCCGAAGGATTCGGACATCACACAACGCCGGTCGCGCTTATGCCGATCAGGGTTGATCAGGAAGGCGTTGATGCCATCCTCGGGCTCTGGACAAGTGCCGATGTCGTCACAGATTCGTTGCTGGACAATCTCCAACTCACGACTGATGTGCTAATGATTGGCGGATTTGCATCCGGTGTCGAACACGAATCCAACGATCCATACGAATCACTGTTCAACTCACTGCGCGTCGACCTCATGGATGCTGACCGCATCTCTGACCACATCCGGCAAATCTACGACAGATTGCGGGAGCGTATCGACTTCAGCATCCTGCGCATTGCAGTCTTTGACCCGCGTGGCTACAACGTCACTCAGCATTGTCTCGGGGTAGGGAAGAACCTCCTCACTGATCGCGACCGCTCAATCAGTACCCTGAAAACGCAACTTGGCGCGCTCTTCAGTGAGCCGCAGTTGGCATTCTGTGACGATTTGCAGGGAAGTGCCTACGAGGACGACAACTGGCTCGCCTCTTGTGGCGCCCGCTGTGCCGTCACCATTCCCCTGATCTCCAATAACACTGTGGTCGCAGCAGTAACTCTTGCATCGACCACTAACTCTTTGTCGCGCGAATTCGGCGAAAGAATTGCCCCCGCGCTAACGGAAGTTCTGTTGTCGCTGGTCAAGCAAGACCTCATGGCACAGCAATTGGTCGCTTACAATCGCCAAATTCTCAATCTCACCGGCGCCTTGAAAACAGTAGTATCAGGCGGTGACACTAAGGTCATGTTGCAGGAACTGCTGGAGCTTCTGGTCAAGAAAGTCCCGACCACCTATTGCCGCATGTGGCGCTACCACCCTGAAACCGAATCACTCGAGTTCGTCGCCGATTCGCGCAGTCGCGATATTGGCGAACAAGCGCCGGCGCAGTCGACCATCGCACTCGATCGCGTTCACTGGCACAGACAGGCCGTAATCACTGGCCGCGTGATGGTGATTAATCAGCGCGAAACACGCACGCAAATGGACGAGGATGAAGAATCGCTCGCTCTCATCGCCGGCACTCGTTCGGCCCTGATTATCCCGTTGATGAGCGGTTCAAGAACTATCGGCGTCATCTCACTTGCGGAACTGCGCTGTTGGGAACGCAACAATTTCTCGCTCTCCGAAACGCTCTTCTCGCGTGCCCTTGCAAACATCATCGCGCAGGTGCTGGCCAATCATATCAACAGCGAAGAGACTCAAACCTTGCGCCGTCAAGTTTCTGTCATGCAGCAGCGCAACATCGCCGGCGAGTTGTTCGCCGAACTCCCGATGCGTCTCTCGACACCGTTGACATCGATTATGGCGCGCACTGATCAGTTGATGAATTCCGTAGCGGTCAAGGACGAAGCTGCTTCTGTGCATCTCTTGGCGATCAAACGCCAAACCGAGAAGATCGTCACCGAAGTCCGCAACATCCAGGACATCCGCCGCGGCATGCAAACGACCATTTAGTAGCTTTATCTCTGCATTGGTGCCCCACCGCTTGCGGTGGGATTCTTCTACTCGAGCATCTCAGTTACTCCACTTAGCGAAGGACGTAAGGGGGCGTGTCGAAGCATGTAGACGATCACTTATTGGGGGGGTTGCTCCGTTGAATGGAGGGGTGGCCCAAGCCGAAGAATGAGGCTTGGAGACGGGGTCCTTATCCTGCCCGTTGAACACATCTGTCCTGGGAAGCCTTGTCATTCCCGCTGGAAGGGAGAGGGCATGGTGAGGGCGCCATTCGCCTACTGATTGTGCGCGGCAGACGTCCTGAGGCTCTCTCATAAGTCAAGACCGAGTTAGGTGCCCCACCGCTTGCGGTGGGATTCATCTAATCGTGCATCGTAGTTATTCCCCTTAGCAAAGGGGGCAAGGGGGTTGTGTAGTTCATATGCTTGGAAAGCAATCTGTGCGCTGCAAACGTCCTCGGCTGCCCGCTCTTAAGGACAGGGCGCTTAAACAACCCGTCCCTTTTCCGGATTCGGATCTTTCCCTCTTTTCAAAACTATAATCGGCGCCTCTGTCGGACATCCCAATCGAAACGGAAACCAATGTCCCACTCCGCTTGAAGTGTACACCTGCGAATTGCCTTTCTTATATTGTCCCCAAACATATCGTTCGCCGCCCCATTCATTGAAGATCGGCTCGCCCATAAAACCTATCTGGCATCCATGCGTGTGTCCGGAAAGCGTAAGTTGAACACCCCGCTCAATCGCCGTATCAAATCCGCTCGGGCGGTGGCTCATCACTACCTTGAAACTGTCGCTGCTCGACTGGTCCAGTGCCCGGTCAAACGTATTGCGCAGAAAATCGTCATATCGATCACCCATACGCCGTGGATCATCCGCACCGCCGACATACAATTCTGCCTTGCCAACCTTGATCGCAACACCGCGATCAATCAGCATCGGCACACTGCTCTTGTCAAACGCCGCAATAACTTCCGGCGCCCCGCGATAGTAATCGTGATTACCCATCGAAGCGTACGCGCCATACTTCGCCTTGAGCTGTTCCACCAATTTGATGCAATCAGGCAGCATCGTCAAATCATCCGCAATATCGCCGGAGAAAAGCAGAATGTCCGGCTTAAACGGCTCGGCCTTCAACATCAACGCAGCAATATCATCATTGTCCACGTAAGGACCGAGATGACTATCCGACACATGAAATATCTTGAACCCATCGAGATCAGGGGGAAGGTCTTCATAATAGAATGGTATCTCGCGCACATCTACGCCCGAGAAAGCCTTCGTCATTCCTCCCGATCCAAGCGCTACTGCACCCACCGGAAACATCGCTGCCGCGCCCTGAAGCACCAATCGGCGCTGCCGCGATTTCGGCTCATCGTGCTGTGTGTGTCCCTTTTTCTCGCGATTCTTCGTAATGAAATGCATGATCGTATTGATCACACCCGAAAAGGGAAGTGACACCAACAGCGCAAAATTCAGCACCGCCGCAATGGTTGTCATCGTCGCGAAAACATAAATCAACGCTGTGCTGAATTTAAGATAGACCAGTATTGCCCAGCCAAGTGCCGAAGCAAAAGTAAACACCAGTATCCCCAGCGACAACCGCTTAACCGTGCGATTGCGCCACCAAATCGTATTGAGGACGCGCATCAGCAGTACCTGCCCGAGGCCAAGTACCAGCACAAATGCACCGGCTCCCAATGCTAAATAGAATTGCCTCACGTTAGTATCATAACCCTCAACCCCGCCATTGGTTCCTGTGCTAATATTACGGAATGTTGCTAAGTAAAGATGCAACGTCAATCAAGAAGTTCACTGCTCTTGGTGTTCAGACTTCCACCGTCTTCCCGCGAAGCGGAATCCGGGGAGAGTTGGAACCTGGCTCGTAGTTGAAAGGACGACTTCAAAAGGCTTCGTGCGCGGCAGCCTCTCCTCGTCTGCCCGGTTCTTCAATTGATCCGGCTTCACCGATCAGGACGACTGATTCGATGTCGCTTCGTAGGGGCGCGGTTACCGCGCCCGGTGTCTTACCGGCGAAGGTTGAGCCTCTGAGAATTTCCCCTTAGGCGGGGCCGATATCCAGATACTGAGGAGTAATCCAAGGGTAAAGGCACCTCCGCTCAATTCCCCTCTTGAGAGGGGTGCCTTGAGAGCGCGAGGAACGAGCGCACTCAAGGCGGGGTGTGTCTTCCGACCATTCACGAATTCCATTCGCAGTAGAGGGGCTGCGGTGAGGGCCTAATAATGCGCCAAATGCCCCGGCACATAACGGCTCGAATCCGAAAACCGCTCGCTCGCCATCACAACCGTCGCTTCCTCAATATGGAACCCCGACTGCAATAGCGACTGCACCACTTCGACATTTTCGCCATTCACGAAAATCAACTGACGCGCCTGCCCAATCTCAAGTCCATAATTCACTGACATCGCCAATATCGACGACAAATACTCAGGCTTCGTCGCCGCAACCGGACCAATTCGTGCCGTCGCCCCGACAACGCTGTATCCCACCAGCGTTTTGTCATCATAAAACGCCAACTGTGTGTGCTTATCGTCGCCTGTCCAGAAGAAATGCTCCTCCGGTCGTGCCGTCCCGCGTACTTTGATATCAAGTTTCGTCAATCGATTGATCAGCTTATGCGTCGTCACAACTTGCATCGTCAGTCGCATTTTCGGCTTGATCGGCGCGGGTTTCTTATCACCTTTCCAATCACGGGTCATCACCAACAGTGCGATCTGCGGCGTCATTCCCATCTTGCTGTAAATCGCCAGCGCCTGCGGGTTGTACGCAAATGTCGACAGCGCCCAGCGCGTGATCTCGCCATTCTTGCGGCCATAATCCATCGCCAGCTTCAACAATTTCTGGCCGACTCCTGTCGACTGATATTGCGGATCAACGAAGAGATACGCCAGATACCATTCATTTCCTCGTATCAACGCCTGCGTAAATCCGACAATCGCACCTTTGGCATTTAGCGCAACGTAGGACGCTTCCGGATCAACCTTGCGAAAATGAATCATCGTAGGGTCAGCGCTGGTCGCAGTGAACTTGAACGGCTTCTTGCCGCTCCTCTTGAACAAATCATTCATTGTGCGGGCAATCATCTGCCAGCATTCGAACAAATCGCTTTCGCGCGTTCGGCGGACGGTAACTTTGAGCTTTTTCATACACAAATTCTATCACCGGCGCCGTCTCGCTCCAACTAAAAACACTCAATGTTTTTGCGGGAAAATCGCAGTTTTAATACAGTTTTTAGTTTGACACTTTTGCGTTTTAGCCGTACTTTAAAGGCTAATTAGGAACGCTATGCTAACTGACCCTGTACTAGTCGTCAATCAGAACTACGAGCCGTTGGTCACCACCAGCGTTAAGAGAGCTATTGTCTTGGTTTATCTCGGAAAAGCGTCACTCGTCGAAAGCCGCAACGGACATCGCGTCCGCTCGGTCTCGCGTTCGGTCGAAGAACCCTCTATCGTCCGGCTCGAGTTATACGCCCGCGTTCCTTATCGCCAGGTCATGCTCAATCGCAAGAACGTCATCAAACGCGACAACGGCGTCTGCCAGTACTGCGGCACGACCCACGGCAATATGACCGTCGACCACGTCATTCCCACCGTTCGCGGCGGCGCCGACGCCTGGGACAACCTCGTCTGTGCCTGCGAACGCTGCAATAACAAGAAGGGCAACCGCACGCCCGATGAGGCTGGCATGCCGCTCGCCAATCGTCCGCGCAAGCCCAGCCACCTCACCTTTATCCGCCAGCTCGTTCGCAAAGGCGACGAAGTCTGGAAAAAATATCTCTTCGTTGGGTAGAACTAATCAACATGGCTAAAAAAGTTATTCTCTCCGGCATGCAACCTACCGGCAAGTTGCATCTCGGTAATCTCGAAGGCGCCCTCGCAAATTGGGTGCGTCTGCAAAACGAATACGACATGTATTGCTGCATCGTCGACTGGCACGCGCTGACCGCCGATTATGACAAGACCGCTGACCTCGATGACAAAATCGTCCAGATGGCAATCGACTATCTTGCCGCCGGTCTCGATCCGAAAAAGTGCGCCATCTTCATTCAGTCGCAGGTCAAAGAACACGCTGAACTGCACTTGTTGTTCTCGATGATCACCCCGACCCCGTGGCTCGAACGCGTTCCATCGCACAAGGAAAAGGTCGAGAAACTCGGCCTCGACAGCTACGGCTTCCTCGGCTATCCGCTATTGCAGGCCGCCGACATTCTTCTCTATCGCGCTGATTTCGTGCCGGTAGGGAAGGACCAGGTCCCGCATATCGAATTGACCCGCGAGGTCGGTCGCCGTTTCAACGGCATCTATGGCGAGGTCTTTCCCGATCCGCAGGCACTGCTCACCAAGATTCCCGTCGTTCCCGGAATTGACGGCCAGAAAATGAGCAAGTCCTACGGCAACGAGATTCCCATAGCGGAGAAACCCGAAGAGACCGAAGCCAAAATCAAGAAGATGTTCACCGATCCGCAGAAGCTCCGCAAGGGTGATCCTGGCCGTCCCGAAATTTGTCCGGTCTTTGCCTTGCATCAGTTGTATACTCCGCAGGCGGAAATCGACCGCATCGACACCGACTGCCGCTCCGGCGCTCTCGGTTGTGTCGCCTGCAAGAAACAGCTTGCGGACGACATAAATAAAGCGTTAGAACCTATTCGTAGCAAGCGCACGGCGCTCGAAAGCGACATCGACTTTGTCAACGACATGCTCGAGGACGGCGCCAATCGCGCCCGTGTTCGCGCTCAGGAAACGATGACCATGGTTAGAGAGAAGATGAATCTGCGATGAGCAACGATAATTTCTTCGATGATATTCAACCGGTCTCAGAGGCCGATAGCTTCCCGATAAAAATCGAGGGCTTCGAGGGCCCACTCGATCTGTTGCTCTATCTGATTCGCAATCAAGAGATCGACATCTACGAAATTCCCATCGCAACAATTACCGGCCAATATCTCGACTATGTCAAGATGATGAAATTGCTCAACCTCGAAGTTGCCGGCGAATATCTGCTTATGGCCGCCACGCTGATTCGCATCAAGGCGCGTCTGCTGATGCCGCGTCATGCCGAAATCGAAGGCGATGATGAGGACCCGCGCGAAGAGCTGATTATGGCTCTGCTCGAATACAAGCGCTTCAAAGAAGCCTCCGAGAAATTCGCCATCCTCGAAGTCAAAGAGCGCCAGGTGCTCAAACGCGGTGACTTCTCATATCTTAGCCCCGAAGTGCAGGAGACTTTCACCATCGAAGCTACTCTCTACGATCTCGTTCGCTCGTTCTCCGAGGTTATGAAAACCGCCGCCGATCAGCCCAAGCACGAGGTCGACAATTTCGAACTTTCCATCGAGGACCAGGTCGAGTATATCCTCGGCGTGCTCGAAACCACCGAGCAAACCACGCTCACCAACTTGGTGTTGGCGAATCAGCGTCGCATCTACTACGTTGTTACTTTCCTCGCCATTCTCGAATTGGCTAAACTTCAGCGCATCAGCGCCCGTCAGCACCAGCATTTTGGAGAAATCTATGTCGTCCGACTCTAATCAGATTGGCTATACCGAAGACGAAATGAACCTCATCGAAGCGGTGCTGTTTTCCTCGCCGCGCCCGATGCCGGTTACCGAACTCAAGAAGCTCCTGACCTCGCGCCACAAAGGCGGCGTCAAGGGTATCGTCGATAAGCTCAACGAAAAATACACCGCCAACAACAACACCTTCCGTGTTCGCGAGATCGCCGGCGGATTCCAATACTACCTGATCACCGACTACGCCGTGCAGGTCGAGAAGTATTTCTCCGTCCAGCGCGAACGTCGCCTGACTCCAGCCGGTCTCGAAACCCTCGCCATCATCGCCTACAAGCAACCGATTACCAAGGGCGAGATCGAACAGATTCGCGGCGTCGCCGCCGACGGCGTAATCCAGACCTTGCTCGAACGCAAGCTGATTAAACCTGCCGGCAGGGCGGAAAAGATCGGCAAACCGTTACTTTATGCAACTGCCTCTAAGTTCTTGGAATACTTTGGTATCGCCGGCATCGAACAGCTCCCGAAATTGGCCGAGCTTGGCCCCAAAGCCGTCGATCCGCATCGCCAGCCTGAACTCGCTTTCGCCGATTCCGATGAGACTATCGAGGAGAACGAAGCCGAGTCCATGGCGTCTGCCTTGAGCCAACTTGACAAACACCCGGATGTCGACGAACTCGACTCCGACATCGAACTTGATGATCTGGCCGAGACCCTCGAGCCCGACGATGATAAGATCCCCGAAGCTTGACACTGCGACTTAACAAATTCATCTCCCAATGCGGGATGGCGTCCCGGCGCGGGGCTGACACACTCATTGCCGAAGGCAAAGTCGTCGTCAATGGGGAAGTGGTCACAAAATTGGGACACGTCATCGACGAAAACACCGACGAGGTTCTCGTCAACGGCGTCCATTGCCGCCAACCGCAAAGCAACGTCTACATCGCCATGAACAAACCCAAGGGCTACCTTGTCACGCTCAAAGACGACTTTGGCCGCAAGACAATCCAGCGTTTGATAACCAATCTCGGCCACCGTGTCTACCCGATTGGCCGCCTCGATCTCGACTCCGAAGGTCTACTGCTGTTGACCGACGATGGCGAACTCGCCTTTCGACTCGCCCACCCAAGTTACGGCATCAAAAAGCTTTACACGGTTCGCGTGAAGGGTAACTTCAGTCAGGAAAACCTCCGCCACTTCTTTGACGGCATTGCCTTGGAGGATGGTCACGTCGCCCACGCCAAAGCCAAAATCCTCGACAACGACGACAACACTACCTTCCTGTCAATCGAATTGCAGGAGGGCCGCAAACGCGAAATCCGCCAGATGTGCAAAGCCATCGGCTACCCGGTGATCTCGCTTGTCCGCGTCAAATTCGACGACATCACCCTGCAGGGCATCGACAAAGGCAAATGGCGCTACCTTCTCCCCGTCGAGGTCGAACGCCTCAAACGCAAAGTCGGCATGATCTAACTGACGAGCATTTGTGGGCGGTGTCTGGAAACCACCGTCATTCCGGCGAAGGGAACAGTTGAATACGTCTTCCCATGTCATTCTGAACGAAGTGAAGCGTAGCTTTGTTACGCAACCGAACAGATCCTTCGCTGCGCTCAGGATGACAGTGTGGACGGTCTTTCAACAGCCTGTTGGTTGCTGCGTCTCCGACACCACCGTCATTCCCGCGAAAGCGACCCAGCGGACTGGTCGTTGCGTTCACCGCACTTACCGAAACTCAGCGGATCTGACCTGACTTGCTCATTTCTCGGGAATATTCTCCCTGTCCGTCTTTACCAACTCCAGAGGGATCAAATGTCGAAATACGCAAACCAGCTTTTCCATCTCCTTAGTTCACTCTTGATCACACTCTGTTCGGTCAATTCCCAAGCCCAAGATGTCACCGAAATCCAACCACTCGATTCACTTTCCCTTAACCTTCACTTTGACACAACAAACTATCTCTATGGCCAGAACATCATCGCCTATGTTTCGCTCATCAACTATTCTGACCACACTATTGAGGTTGGCGATATTCGCTTGAACCTTCGAGAGCTGTCACTATTGAACAGGGAAGGCGAGTCGTTGATACAGCAGGATTTCTATTTGAGCGGGAGTCTTGGGCAAAGAAAATATTCATTGGCCGCCGGTGACTCACTTGTGGCTATACACTATCTCTGCAAGTATAGTCGTTCCGATTATGTGAAGCGAGATGGCACGGATTGCCTTACAATCGGTGAAACACAGGTGCAAGCAGGCTATCGAAATCAAGTATTCTCACCATATGTGACTATCCATATCGACCAGCCGACAGGGGATGAAAGCTTGGCCTACCAAATGTTTAGACGGATACCTCAGATCGCAACAAGACGAGATTGGATGCGGCCGTTGGCTATGATTGACAGCCTCATAGAATTACATCCGCAGAGCAAGTATGTACCTGAAGCGTGCAGAAGTGGCCTCTTAACGGCGTTAATGGCTGAAGATTCATCCAGAATTACGAGTTATTGTACGATCCTTATTCATTCTAATCCAAACCGCGAATACGCAATCGCCGGCTTCGACAATATCTTGGCAGTAGTACCGCCCTCCTCCATCGCCTCCTTCTGCGACTCCATCGCAACCACCTACCCCAACACCCGCGTCGGCGCTCGCGCCCTTGAAAAACTCACCGCTCTCAAGACCGAAAAACACTAACAAATCCCCCCATTTTCCCCTCACTTTTCCCTTGATAATCCCTTGCCCCCGACTATATTAAATAGCTGTACTGGTTTGCATGACACAGAAACGGAGACTGACCGATATCGTAATCGCCATCGACGGCCCCGCCGGGGCAGGGAAGAGCACCACCGCTCGCGAAGTCGCGCGCCGGCTCGACCTGTTGTTCCTCGACACCGGAGCCATGTACCGGGCGATCACGCTTAAGGCGATCCGTAGCGGCCTTGATCTTAACGATCAGCCGAAGATTGTCGACATGACAAACAGTACGACGTTGTTGTTCAAGATCATCGATCACGAACAACATCTGTTCATGGACGGCGAAGACGTCTCGGCGGAAATCCGCCGCCCCGATGTCACCGCCGGTACCACTCCGATTTCCGGCCACGCCGAGGTCCGCAAAATCCTCGTCAAGTGGCAGCAGGAAATCGGCGCTCGCGGCGGCGTTGTCGCCGAAGGACGTGACACTACCTCGGTCGTTTTTCCGAACGCCGAAGTGAAGATATTTATGCTGGCCGATCTGCAGGCGCGCGCCGAACGACGAGTGCGCGATCTGGCAAAGATCGGCGTGACGACAACCGTCGCCGAACAGCAGGAACTTTTAGCGAAACGCGATCACGCGGATTCGAGTAGGGCGGCATCGCCACTTACCAAAGTGCCAGATGCACGTGAGATTGACACTTCTAACCTTACCTTCGAAGAGCAGGTCCAAAAAATCATTGATCTCGCCCATCAGGTAACCACAGTTTGAGTCTCGTATATCGCCTTGCCCAAATTTCAATCCGTCTCGCGGGATGGCTTCTGGGGTGGAAAGTCATCGGTCGCGAAAATGTTCCCGCAGGTCCGGCGCTGATTGCGTCTAACCACCTCTCGAATTATGACCCGCCCATGTTGGGGTCGGTCTTGTCGATGAGAGTGTTTTATTTCGCCAAGGTCGAACTGTTTCGCAATAGGGCGATTGGTTGGTTTCTGCGCGGCGTCCATGCCTTTCCGGTAAATCGCGGCAAAGCCGACCGCCACGCCTGGAAACAGTCGCAGGACATTCTCAAGCGCGGTGATCAGTTGATCTTCTTTCCGGAAGGCACGCGCTCGAAAGACGGCGAAGTCCAATCCGGTCAGCCCGGCATGGCGCGTCTCGCATTCGCCACCGGAGCACCGGTCGTCCCTGCAGCCATCTGCGGGTCGAATCGTATAAAAGATGTCTTGTTCCGCCGCGCCAAATTGCGCGTCGGATTCGCGCAGCCGATCTACTTGAGCGATTACGATTCGCCCGAGGATGACAAGGCGCGCTATGATAAATTGACGGACGACGTCATGGCCGCGATTCGCCGCCTCAAAACGGAAATCGAAGCCACCTGACGGCCGGCGGCGAGGGCAGGCCTGCCGAAGGCGCGTAGGTCAGGGCCCTGCGCTCCTCGGAGCAAGGGCCAGGTTCGGTAGGTCAGACATTCTTGTCTGACATCCCGTTCAACGGGACCAGCGCTTTCCCCTCCTCTGGGAGGGGGCGAGTTCGACAGCGACATTCAAGTCACCCAAGCGGTGGGGCACCGATGTTGACCGATGACACCGTCTTAATTCCCCTCTTGAGAGGGGTGGCTCCCCGACGAAGTCGGGGAGACGGGGTGTGTAGATTCGAGAAAAAAGCCCGGAAGGGTTATCGCTATATTTTAGGAGGAAGACATTAATGTCTGAAGAAACCACAAAAACCACAAAGAAAGCTAAAACGACTGGAGGTGAGACGCCCGAGAAGAAGTCTACCAGTAGATTAGTAAAAGCATCCGGTACCAAGAAGGTCAGCAAAGCTGAACAAAAAGGTACCACGATGATCACGGAGTTCGCATCCGAAGTCGGAGCGATGGCCACTGATCGTCAGCGCCGCGTCTCCGAGAAGGCGACTCGTCGTGCCGAATCTACTCCGGTGACTTTTGCTCACGTTGATGCAATCAAGCAAACCGATCTCGATGATGACGATTATTCATCCAAGGAGTACGAAGATCTCCTGAATATGTATAATCACACGCTCCAGGATATCAAGGAGGGTGAGATTATCAAGGGCCGCGTGCTCGATATCACCCGCGAGGATGTCATTGTCGACGTTGGCTTCAAATCTGAAGGCATAATCTCGCTTGATGAGTTCTCCGAACCGATCAATATCAAGGTCGGCGATGAGATCGATGTCTATCTCGAATCCGTCGAGGACCAGAACGGCCAGCTAATTCTCTCCAAGCAAAAAGCCGATTTCATGCGCGTTTGGGACAAGATCCGCGAAGCGCACGATGCCGGCGAGCTTGTTGAAGGCCGCCTCATGCGCCGCATCAAGGGCGGTATCGTTGTCGACTTGTTCGGCGTCGATGCTTTCCTGCCGGGCTCGCAAATCGCCCTGCGCCAGGTGCCGGATTTCGATGAATTGATCGGAAGAACTCTTCATCTTAAAATAATAAAGCTGAATAAGAGCCGCCGCAATATCGTGGTCAGCCGCCGCGTCGTGCTCGAGCAAGAGCGCGAACAAATGCGCGGCAAACTGCTCGAACAGATCGAAGTCGGCCAGGTCCGCAAGGGCGGCGTCAAGAACATCACCGACTTCGGTGTGTTCATCGACCTTGGCGGTCTCGACGGTCTTCTCCATATCACCGACATGTCGTGGGGCAGAATTGCCCATCCGTCCGAAGTCGTCCAACTGGGCGACGAGATCGAAGTCAAGATTCTCGACTTCGACAAAGAGACCGGACGCATATCGCTTGGTATGAAGCAGCTCACCGAATACCCGTGGGAAAAGATCGGCGAGAAATTCCCGGTCGGCTCCAAGGTTAACGGCACTGTCGTGTCATTGACCGATTACGGCGCCTTCGTCGAACTTGAGAAGGGCATTGAGGGCTTGATCCACATCTCCGAAATGAGCTGGACCCAGCACATCAAGCATCCTTCCAAGATCATGAACGTCGGCGACAAGATCGACGCCATCGTCTTGGCCGTCGATAAGGACAACGAAAAGATTTCTCTCGGAATCAAGCAGATGGAACCGGATCCCTGGACGATTCTCGATCAGAAATATCCGATCGGCTCCAAGGTGCGCGGCAAGGTCCGCAACCTGACGACCTTCGGCGCCTTTATCGAACTCGAAGAAGGCATCGACGGCCTCGTGCATATCTCCGATATGTCGTGGAATCGCCGCATCCAGCATCCTTCCGAAGTCATGAAGAAGGGTCAGGAAGTGGATGTCATCGTCCTCAAGATCGACCGCCAGAATCGCCGCATCTCGCTTGGCTACAAGCAGCTCTTCGACGATCCGTGGCCGGCTTATGCGATGAAGTATTCCGTCGGTTCCGAATGCGTCGGCACCATCACCCGCGTCCTTGATCGCGGCGTCATTGTTGAACTTGGCAATGAAGTCGAAGGCTTCGTCTCCACGCATCAGCTCGGCGTTCCGAATCTGCAGAAACCTGCGGATGCCTTCAAGGAAGGCGACGAGATTCCGTTGAAGGTGGTCGAATTCGATCAGACTCAACGCAAGATTGTTCTCTCTGTCGATGACTACTATCGTGGCAAAGACAAGACTGAACACGAATCATTCGTCGCCGGTCATCCGACAACTGTCGGCAACCAGATGGCTTCCGCAATGGAAACCGCGATGGGCGCCGAAGACGGCTCCACCGCCGAGGGTGACGCCACCGCGTAATATAGTTTGGTAGGTCAGACATTCTTTCGCGAATAAAGGACTCGCTCCAGAGTCGCCTTTCTGGGGGCGGGGGTGGCGCCTGCCGCGTTCGTCTCCATACAGGGTGCGGATAACCTCCGCACCCTTTTTGTTTGCTGCAA encodes:
- the rpsA gene encoding 30S ribosomal protein S1 gives rise to the protein MSEETTKTTKKAKTTGGETPEKKSTSRLVKASGTKKVSKAEQKGTTMITEFASEVGAMATDRQRRVSEKATRRAESTPVTFAHVDAIKQTDLDDDDYSSKEYEDLLNMYNHTLQDIKEGEIIKGRVLDITREDVIVDVGFKSEGIISLDEFSEPINIKVGDEIDVYLESVEDQNGQLILSKQKADFMRVWDKIREAHDAGELVEGRLMRRIKGGIVVDLFGVDAFLPGSQIALRQVPDFDELIGRTLHLKIIKLNKSRRNIVVSRRVVLEQEREQMRGKLLEQIEVGQVRKGGVKNITDFGVFIDLGGLDGLLHITDMSWGRIAHPSEVVQLGDEIEVKILDFDKETGRISLGMKQLTEYPWEKIGEKFPVGSKVNGTVVSLTDYGAFVELEKGIEGLIHISEMSWTQHIKHPSKIMNVGDKIDAIVLAVDKDNEKISLGIKQMEPDPWTILDQKYPIGSKVRGKVRNLTTFGAFIELEEGIDGLVHISDMSWNRRIQHPSEVMKKGQEVDVIVLKIDRQNRRISLGYKQLFDDPWPAYAMKYSVGSECVGTITRVLDRGVIVELGNEVEGFVSTHQLGVPNLQKPADAFKEGDEIPLKVVEFDQTQRKIVLSVDDYYRGKDKTEHESFVAGHPTTVGNQMASAMETAMGAEDGSTAEGDATA
- a CDS encoding (d)CMP kinase, with the translated sequence MTQKRRLTDIVIAIDGPAGAGKSTTAREVARRLDLLFLDTGAMYRAITLKAIRSGLDLNDQPKIVDMTNSTTLLFKIIDHEQHLFMDGEDVSAEIRRPDVTAGTTPISGHAEVRKILVKWQQEIGARGGVVAEGRDTTSVVFPNAEVKIFMLADLQARAERRVRDLAKIGVTTTVAEQQELLAKRDHADSSRAASPLTKVPDAREIDTSNLTFEEQVQKIIDLAHQVTTV
- a CDS encoding 1-acyl-sn-glycerol-3-phosphate acyltransferase; the encoded protein is MSLVYRLAQISIRLAGWLLGWKVIGRENVPAGPALIASNHLSNYDPPMLGSVLSMRVFYFAKVELFRNRAIGWFLRGVHAFPVNRGKADRHAWKQSQDILKRGDQLIFFPEGTRSKDGEVQSGQPGMARLAFATGAPVVPAAICGSNRIKDVLFRRAKLRVGFAQPIYLSDYDSPEDDKARYDKLTDDVMAAIRRLKTEIEAT
- a CDS encoding rRNA pseudouridine synthase, with the translated sequence MTLRLNKFISQCGMASRRGADTLIAEGKVVVNGEVVTKLGHVIDENTDEVLVNGVHCRQPQSNVYIAMNKPKGYLVTLKDDFGRKTIQRLITNLGHRVYPIGRLDLDSEGLLLLTDDGELAFRLAHPSYGIKKLYTVRVKGNFSQENLRHFFDGIALEDGHVAHAKAKILDNDDNTTFLSIELQEGRKREIRQMCKAIGYPVISLVRVKFDDITLQGIDKGKWRYLLPVEVERLKRKVGMI
- a CDS encoding segregation/condensation protein A, which produces MSNDNFFDDIQPVSEADSFPIKIEGFEGPLDLLLYLIRNQEIDIYEIPIATITGQYLDYVKMMKLLNLEVAGEYLLMAATLIRIKARLLMPRHAEIEGDDEDPREELIMALLEYKRFKEASEKFAILEVKERQVLKRGDFSYLSPEVQETFTIEATLYDLVRSFSEVMKTAADQPKHEVDNFELSIEDQVEYILGVLETTEQTTLTNLVLANQRRIYYVVTFLAILELAKLQRISARQHQHFGEIYVVRL
- the scpB gene encoding SMC-Scp complex subunit ScpB; its protein translation is MSSDSNQIGYTEDEMNLIEAVLFSSPRPMPVTELKKLLTSRHKGGVKGIVDKLNEKYTANNNTFRVREIAGGFQYYLITDYAVQVEKYFSVQRERRLTPAGLETLAIIAYKQPITKGEIEQIRGVAADGVIQTLLERKLIKPAGRAEKIGKPLLYATASKFLEYFGIAGIEQLPKLAELGPKAVDPHRQPELAFADSDETIEENEAESMASALSQLDKHPDVDELDSDIELDDLAETLEPDDDKIPEA